Within the Desulfobacterales bacterium genome, the region ACGCTGGTGATTGCTACCAGCAACAACTCCGAGTTTAACCGGTTCCTGTCGGAAAAAGAAGAGGCGCCCATTATTGACCGTTGTCGGATCTGTTATGTGTCTCACAACACCAATTACAAGCTGCAGGAAAAGCTGACATCCTATGCGATTGGAAGCGATACCAAAACGACATTGAGCCGTGAGTTTCTGCATCAGGACCCAAACCTGAATTACGCCGCTTCGGTAGCGATCGTGATGTCAAGACTTCCCCGGTCAGAGAAGCTCACCCCCATTGAGACCATGAAACTGGCTGCCGGCGAAGTGGCCGGAGAAAAAAGCATCAAGACGCTGGCAGAAGTCATCGATACGCTGAATCAGAATCCGGATATCACCCGGCGGTTTGGTCAGAGTGGCCTGGGCCAGAGGAACCTTGGGCGGTCCGTTCAGCTGCTGGTGGAAAGTTCCGAGACCAATGAAGGCCAGTGCATGTTTGCTTACGATATCTTTAAAACATTGGAACGGGTGGTACTCGATTATGTTTCCGATGCCAATAACAGAACAAAATATCTCGAAGATATCAAGCTGGCCAAAGGGCTGTACCGGGAACGGATTATGACCGAGATGTTTAATGCCTATATGGATGAACCGTTTGCTATCCGCAAAGATGTGATGAATTACGTGAACATGATTATCGGTATCGATGCGGAAAATCTCGGGCCGGATAAGATGTGGAAGTACAAGGATCCTCAGACCGGTGAACTCAAGGCAATGAAGATCGATGAACGTTATATCCGTAATGTGGAAGAGCGGCTGGGATTGAAAACAGATGAGCGCAGGGAAACGTTCAGAACGTCGATCCGAAAGATTTACGGTCAGAAAATCTCCGTGGACCCGAATTATGATTTTATGGATAACCTTGAACTGGTCAAGGCGGTGACCGATGTACGGCTCAAGTCGGATATCGCAGGGGCAGGAAGTCTTATCGGTGCACTGGCCAACCGGACCAACGAGGAAAACCAGAAGCTTTACGATCGAATGGTCAATACCATGCTGAATAAACTGGGTTACTGTCGAACCTGTGCGCAGAAGACCATTGAGTATTTCTGCACTCAGGAAGATGAACAATAGGCCGGGGTCGTTCCAGTAATAATGAATTCGTAAAAAATTAAAATTGAGATGGCAAAGTGAAAAGTTCAAGTTCAAGGCGACGCGAATTCCATGGAATGAGGCGTACTGATTTACGTCGCAGTGACCATGGAATGAAGCGCAACGCTCATGGCCTTTTTTACGACGCTGTTAATAATAATTTAAGCGTATAGGGCGTTTCAATTTTTTTAATCTGTTTTATCAGTTGGTCATAGACCGAGGTGCGCTGACTTTGCTTCCTTGAGGATGTTATAAGATAAAAGACTCTTGCTTCTTGGCTTTTGTCTCAAACGAAGTGCTCCTCCAGCGATAGCGCGCCTAAGTCCGCCCGCAGGGTGCCAATCCATTCAACTAATGGTTATCATTCATGACAAAGAATCGGCTGTTTCATTTATATCAGATTATGCGGCAAAAGGGCATGCCTTCAGATCAGGATCTGAAAATGCGTCTCGAATTCGATTACAAAGGGACTCATGATATTGAGGGCACCTCCAGAGAATCTGAAAGACACCTCATGGTAACCGACAAAGAGCGGTTCTATGAATATGATGATCTTAATGGGTTTGAAAAATTTCGACCCCAATGGTCTCATGGCACCAGCCTCAGTACAATTGATGAACTGCTGGAGCGGGACCGTCAGAGAGAAAAAGACGGGTTTTCCAGAAAAATTCGTATCGGCCGTCTCATAAAACCCGGAAAAGATCAAAAAGACAAGGTCGTGGTAGTTCCCAGTACTGTGGAAGAAAAATTTATCCATGACCGATTGCCCGACGCCGATGAAGAGCAGGAAGCCTCGGGTGGTTCCGGAGAAGGGGAGGAAGGAGAGGTTATCGGTCAGCAGCCGGTGCAGCAACCCGGACAGGCCGGAGCCGGCGAGGGAGGCGAGGGAGGCGGCGGGAAGCACGAGATAGAATCCAGTGCGTATGATCTGGGGAAAATTCTTACGGAGAACTTTGAGCTGCCCAACCTGAAAGACAAAGGTAAAAAACGCTCATTTGCCCGTTACATCTATGAAATGACCGATAAAAATCGCGGATTCGGACAAATTCTCGACAAAAAGGCGACGTTAAAAAAAATTTTGGAGACCAATATCAGTCTGGGCAATATTCCGGATCTTTATCGGATAGATCCGACCGGCTTTCTTATCTCACCTGCCGATAAAGTGTATCGGATACTTTCCCGGGAAAAGGAGTATCAGTCACGGGCCATGGTGTTCTTTCTCAGAGACTATTCCGGTTCGATGGGGGGCAAATGTACGGATCTGGTGGTGACCCAGCATGTGTTCATTTACAGCTGGCTGCTGTATCAATACGCTCAGCATGTGGCGTCCCGCTTTATATTACACGACACAGACGCTTTGGAAGTACCTGATTTTTATACATATTATAATTCAAAAGTTGCCGGTGGCACAAAGGTGGCCTCAGCGTATCGGCTGGTTAACGAAATCGTGGAAAAGGAAAATCTGGCTCAGGATTATAACATATATATATTTCACGGGACAGACGGAGATGACTGGGACACGTATGGCAAGGAAACCGTGCCGGAACTCAAAAAAATGCTGTCTTATTCAAACCGGGTCGGGATTACGATTGCAGAGCATGCCTATGTGGGGGAAACCCGGACAGAAGTTGAAAAATATCTGATTCGATCGGGAGTGCTTGAAGACAAACCGGATTTGATACGGCTCGATGTCATGCATGAAGAAGCGGATGAACCCCGTCTGATTGAAGGAATTAAGCGCCTCATATCATGATCTCAGAAGGTCAAAACGGTTTGCCATAACCCGAATCTTACCGACAGCGGGGATACTCATGGAATTAATTGATCAGCATACGAAAAAAATTATGGAAGGCTGTAAGGAAAGAGCCAGGGCTGCCGGGTTGTGTTTTCAGGATGAAACACTGGAATATATTGTCACCAACCGCGATTTGCTGGAGCTGTCCCCTAAGGTCATGATTCCGACCCTGTATGATTACTGGGTACATGACGTGGAAGTCCTCAAGGAAAAAGGCCGTTACGAGCTGTATCCTGGCAATCCGTACGAAACCGTTATCAATACCAGACCGCCCATTTCGTTTTACAATGATAATAATCCGGATTGGCTGAATGTGATGATTTTCTATCATGTGCTGGGGCACATCGATTTTTTTCAAAACAATCTGTTTTTTCGCCACACATGGGATTTTGATTTTTCCGGAGAGGCCCTTTCGGACAAGCGGCTGATTGCCGGATACCGGGCTGAAAAAGGAAGATGGGTGGATTATGTGATCGAATTCGCCCGGGGGATGGATAACCTGGTAGGCTACTTTGATGAGTTGGGAAAACGAGATGAAATTCCCGGCACCCGGTTTTCCCGGCGGTTGGATTTTTACTTCGATGTGTTCCTCCAGAGAATCAAAAATGTCAAAGCCACCGGGTATGTCAAGGAAATCGAGAGATACAATGAATGCATCCGGCAATATAATAAATTGGGGGAGCAAAGCTTTTTTGCAGATGTCGTCAAAACGTATCCGGAATTTGAAACGATCTACGCCAGGAGCCTCGGGAAAAAGATCAGCAGCAAACTTGATCCGATGCAGTTCGTTATGGAATATTCCGAATTTTTGAACAAAGATGAAAATAAATGGATGAAATCCGTGATGCAGGTCGTTCGTAATACGTCCATGTTCTTTCAACCGCAGATTCGAACGAAAATTATGAACGAGGGCTGGTCCAGTTACTGGCACGAGAAACTTTTTCTCGAGGACGACCGGATTAAAGGGCATGAAGTCGATTTTGCCAGAGTCAATTCCGGTGTGACCTCCCTTCCCCGGGTTGGGCTCAATCCTTATGCGCTGGGGATGCGTCTGTTTTATTACCTTGAGGAGATGGCGAACAAGGGAAAATACTCTTACGATTTTCAAAAGCTTCATTCCAGCAATGAACGGGAAAAATATGATGCAAATACCGGAGAGGGTAAACGGTTTATTTTCGATGTCCGGGAGAATTTATCGGATTTTATGTTTATCAATACCTTTGTCGATCAGGCGTTTGTGACCCGAAATGATCTGTTTGTAGCCGGCAAGCGGCTGAATCAGGATAAAATGGTATGGGAATATTATGTGAAAAGTCGCAACGCAGCGGCTTATCGACAGATGCTGCTGGAATCTCTCTATCATCCGGCGCACATTGAAGTGGATGTTGAAAAAAGCAGCAGCCCGGTTTTGTATCTGGTTCATCATTTTGAAGGAAAGCCTCTGGTAAGGGATTTTATTCAAAATACCATGATGGGGATAGAATTTTTGTGGGGCGGCCCGGTGCAGCTGGAAACCAGTGAGGCACTTGTCACCCGCTCATACCCCGGCCATCCGCTCTATGGCGCAGCGCTGGGGAAGGTGCTGGACAGCGAAAAAAAAATCAAACTCACCTGGCAACGGGTATTGTATACGATGGAAAATAGAAAATTAGGGAAGAAAAACATCTGACCGGGTGTGCGCTTTCAGTGGGAACCGCTGCTTTTTAACGAACAAAGATTCTGGAAGATTCATATGAATGATAATGTCCGGAAAGCCATGCAACATTTGAATCAGAGCGTGCGTGAGCATGTTCAACTCGCTCCGGTTGCGTTTGAAGACTTTGTCAAACTCATCGCTGAACAGCCTGACGAAATGATTCGAAATGTCTTTCAGTTATTTCATGATATGATCAAAACATATGTGACTGAGGACGTTGATGAATACCCGAATGATCCCGAGACGGTTCATTATGCAAGTTACGACTGCAGCCGGCTCTTTGTGACGGGTTCGGATCATCCTTTTTTTGCCGACAGACTGTTTGCCAATCGGCTGGTGAATCTGGCCGAATCCTTCCGGCGGGGGGCACAGCAAAATAAAATTTATATTTTTGAAGGGCCGCCGGGTTCCGGGAAAAGTACCTTTTTAAACAATCTTCTCAGAAAATTTGAAGAATATGTCAATTCGGAGCAGGGTTTGCTTTTTGAAACCGTTTGGAGGTTGAATCGCAAACTGTTGGGAACGCTTCCGGCCCGACAGATCGAGCTTTTGCATGACCATGTCCCGGAGCTGTTGTACAACGGGGAAGCTGAGCATAAAGGAACAAAGCGGATAAATGCTCCTCCTTTTTCTGCGGAAGATTATATAGAAATTCCATGTCCGAGTCATGATCATCCGGTTCTGATGATTCCAAAGCAGAATAGGCATGAATTTTTAGAAAATCTTTTTTCAGATCAGCCGTTCAGGACCCGGTTAATAAACGAAAAGGAATATGACTGGGTGTTCCGGGATAAAGCCTGTACCATATGCAGCTCGCTGTATCAGACGTTATTGTACCGGCTGAAAAGTCCGGCTGACGTGTTCCGGATGATATTTGCCCGTCCGTATCAGTTCAACCGGCGACTCGGGCAGGGAATCAGTGTGTTTACTCCCGGCGATAAGCGTATGGAAAAAACCGTTTTGAGCAATGAGATATTTCAAAAACGAATCGATGAAGTGCTGGAAGACAGTAACCGGGTTAAATATGTGTTTTCCCGCTACGCTAAAACCAACAATGGTATCTATGCGCTCATGGATATAAAATCCAATAATACCGACCGGCTCATCGAACTGCACAATATTATCAGCGAAGGGGTTCACAAGGTTGAGGATATAGAGGAAAATGTCAATTCACTTTTTCTGGCACTTATGAACCCGGAAGATAAAAAAAATATTCAGGATTTTCAATCATTTTCTGATCGGATCGAATATATCAATATCCCTTATATTCTGGATTTGAGAACTGAGGTAGAGATTTATCGCCATATTTTCGGCGGGCATATTGACCAGAAATTTTTGCCGAGAGTGTTGCATAATTTTGCCCGGGTAATCATCTCGTCACGTTTGAATACCCGGTCGGAAGCCCTGTTGGAATGGATCGGGAATCCCCATAAATATCGTCATTACTGCGATGAAAATCTTCAACTGCTCAAAATGGAGATTTATACGGGTTATATTCCAAAGTGGCTGACGGAAGAGGACCGAAAACGTCTGACGGCCCGTTTAAGGCGAAAAATATTGTCCGAGTCCGAAACGGAAGGCGCCAAAGGATTTTCCGGGCGAGATTCCATTAAAATATTCAATATGTTCTATTCCCCGTACGCAAAACTCAATAAGCCGATCAATATGTCCATGATGTGCCGCTTCTTTACCAAAACGCATCAGGAACTTAATAAGCTGATCCCGGAAGGGTTTCTGGATTCGCTGCTTCGCATGTATAATTATACGGTGCTTCAGGAAGTGAAAGAATCGCTTTATTATTATAATGAAGAGCAGATTTCCAAAGATATTCAGAATTATATGTTTGCTGTAAATTTTGAAACCGGATCAAAAGTGACGTGCAAATTTACAAAGGAAAAGCTCAATATAACCGATGATTTTTTTGACAGTATCGAGAATCGCATTCTGGGTGCAAAGGCAAATAAGGATAAACGATTGGGATTCCGGGGGGATACCCAGAAGGTGTATGCATCCAACACCTTGACGCAGGAGATCATGCTCAAGCAAATGCCTGTGACTGAAACGACGTTGTACCATGCCCTGCATGAACGGTATGTGTATAACTTGAAGGAAAAAGTGCTGGACCCCTTTCTTGAAAATGAAAATTTTAGAAACGCGATCAAAGATTATGGAAAGGAGTCTTTTAAAACTTACGACAGAAAAATACAGGAGGATGTATTATTCCTGATCAATAACCTCTGTTCCAGGTACCGGTATACGGAAAGAGGTGCTAATGAAGTGTGCATGTACGTGATCGATAATGATCTGGCAGGAAAATTCTTAAATCCATGAGCAGCATGTCTTGAGATCGCTGCCCGTTGCCTCAGTGCCTTTTCATTCCCTCCTCGGGTTGTCTTTTCACCAATAAGGGAAATGTCCGCAGCAAGATTCGAAATGAGATATTTTTCCTTCTTCTGAATGGTTCAAAGTCCAGGGTTGGTTCTATCATCGGCCATTGCGTCATCCCCGCTGCGGGGATCCGGTTCGGTTGGCCTTTAGATTTCCGCTTTCGCGGGAATGACGAGAACGGGATGCAACGCTGCCGAAGGCGGGGGTTGCTGACATGGTGCGGCTGGCCCACCGGTTCATTATGGAAAATTTCCGTTTTATGGATCGATAAAAGTTGAAAAATGAGTGGGTTCCTCGAGTGATGCCGTTGCATCTGCAACAATGGGTGTGAATGGATCGCGGTGAAATTTTATTTGAACGATATGCGGTTTTCCTTTGACACGCACTCACATATTTCTTATAAAATACGCATTTATTTCTTTCGGCTGATTCCATCCTTCCTAATGTTTATACACTACTACTTTATCTGGAGATCCGAGGAATAGCCTTGGTTTAAGGAGACTATTATGGATGATTTTTTACACAAGCTTCGTACCGGACAGGACAGGCGCAATTTAAACCGCAGACAGTACAACAACCCCATGCAGAGGGGCACTGATCGCAGAGACGGCAACAAGGACTATCGGAAAAACGATCAGAGACGGTCTGGAGCGGAAGCGCCCGGCTTGGATCCTGAATTGCTGTCCGGCATTAAGAGTTCCATGGCTTCTATCGAGGAGACGCTTAAGCAGGTAATGCTCTCTGAAGAACGAAGGGCAGTCGCCCAGGAGCGAACTGCTGACGCACTGGAATTTATAGTTTCGCACATACAACAGAGCGGCATACGGATCGATGATAAAAAGCCCGGTATCGTTTCGGAACCCTTGCCTCATCAATCGGAGCCCATAGAAGTGGACTGTCAGGCAGGCGAGATTTCGACCGGAATTGTCCGTGAAAAGGTGGTCGATATCATCAAACAGATGCGGGAAGCCGGATCGACCTATGACATAATAGCGATGTATTTGGATCAGGAGAAAATACCTACCTTTTCAGGCAAGGGCAACTGGCACGCCCAGACCGTTCACAGGATTTTTAGACAAAATTCCTGAATTCGAACATATTCCATCCGTATACGCTGTTTTAATCTGTGACATTATTCTGATCATCATTTGTATTATTATTTCGTATTTCAGGGATTATCTTAGTCGATTTTACTCAATCAGGTGTCCCATATTCGGTTTCTTCATTCCCCTGACTGTTTTCGATTCGTTACAGGGGCTATTCAGAATTCCTGTCGTTTGAGGGTACAAACCAGTATCCTTTCTGACCGGATAACTATTGCATGTTGACACAATTTTATTAACCAGGGATTTACCCTACCGAATTAGATGCATATGGAACTCTCATCTCAGCAAAAAGAGGCTGTCGAATATACAGGTACGCCTGCACTGGTTGTTGCCGGCGCAGGTTCCGGAAAAACGCGTACATTAATCTCAAAAATGGTCTATCTGGTGGAAGGCGGATTTGATCCGCAACGTATTCTGGCCATAACGTTTACGAATAAAGCCGCGGATGAAATGAAAGACCGGCTGATCGATGCTACCGGTTTGACCCTGCAACAGTTTCCGTGGGTCCGTACCTTTCATTCAGCCTGTTACCGGATATTGAAACTGCATTGTGAGAAGGTGGGGTTGCACGCGCCGTTGCAGATATATTCCGAATACCACCAGAAAAAAACGATAAAAGATATTATTGTTGACCGGTTCAACCTGGATAAAAAACATGTCCCGGTGATTGCCGCACAGATTTCAAACGCCAAGAACTCCGGCGACCCCGAAGCGTATTTTCAGCATAATTCCCGGTCGGCTCAGATGCGGCTGCTGGATATATATCGAATTTATGAAGAAGAACTTCAGAATAAAAACGCAGTGGATTTTGATGATATTCTGATGCTGGTCCGGAATCTTCTCCGGGATAATCCTGACATTCGCCGCAGTTATCAGGAAAAATTTCAGTATATACTCTGTGACGAGTACCAGGATACCAATGACCTGCAGGAGGAAATTGCCAGACTGTTGATGAAAAACGGGAATTTGTTTTGTGTTGGTGACGACTGGCAGGCGATTTATTCGTTTCGGGGCAGCAATGTGAAC harbors:
- a CDS encoding serine protein kinase PrkA, encoding MNDNVRKAMQHLNQSVREHVQLAPVAFEDFVKLIAEQPDEMIRNVFQLFHDMIKTYVTEDVDEYPNDPETVHYASYDCSRLFVTGSDHPFFADRLFANRLVNLAESFRRGAQQNKIYIFEGPPGSGKSTFLNNLLRKFEEYVNSEQGLLFETVWRLNRKLLGTLPARQIELLHDHVPELLYNGEAEHKGTKRINAPPFSAEDYIEIPCPSHDHPVLMIPKQNRHEFLENLFSDQPFRTRLINEKEYDWVFRDKACTICSSLYQTLLYRLKSPADVFRMIFARPYQFNRRLGQGISVFTPGDKRMEKTVLSNEIFQKRIDEVLEDSNRVKYVFSRYAKTNNGIYALMDIKSNNTDRLIELHNIISEGVHKVEDIEENVNSLFLALMNPEDKKNIQDFQSFSDRIEYINIPYILDLRTEVEIYRHIFGGHIDQKFLPRVLHNFARVIISSRLNTRSEALLEWIGNPHKYRHYCDENLQLLKMEIYTGYIPKWLTEEDRKRLTARLRRKILSESETEGAKGFSGRDSIKIFNMFYSPYAKLNKPINMSMMCRFFTKTHQELNKLIPEGFLDSLLRMYNYTVLQEVKESLYYYNEEQISKDIQNYMFAVNFETGSKVTCKFTKEKLNITDDFFDSIENRILGAKANKDKRLGFRGDTQKVYASNTLTQEIMLKQMPVTETTLYHALHERYVYNLKEKVLDPFLENENFRNAIKDYGKESFKTYDRKIQEDVLFLINNLCSRYRYTERGANEVCMYVIDNDLAGKFLNP
- a CDS encoding serine protein kinase PrkA; the encoded protein is MNHKSLAVHLSEVKNKNLRFENAFQSISRMILEHDFEKVVVNGKTTYDFKIFRTGKKHIVGMYDEVNSFVSYVKDAAEGGSSKEMAFVLVGEPGNGKTFFVDFLCGKYRGYLAKPPNRRYTFKFINMDRLEGYGRIKIVESQTYEDPVILAMNLYDDPDETLRFLSETAGFTDSEIETLYENYRPLAACTGYIWNDIRNFTNGDINEMLKFVEIFPVPLTESLGTVTGKYPAKDKITSSAVDLLGEESIQRLLHITDTNNPYRFDLRRGALARVAGGGIHFSDEIYKNKKDLVQVYLGVIQNRVIEIDGYKWPIDTLVIATSNNSEFNRFLSEKEEAPIIDRCRICYVSHNTNYKLQEKLTSYAIGSDTKTTLSREFLHQDPNLNYAASVAIVMSRLPRSEKLTPIETMKLAAGEVAGEKSIKTLAEVIDTLNQNPDITRRFGQSGLGQRNLGRSVQLLVESSETNEGQCMFAYDIFKTLERVVLDYVSDANNRTKYLEDIKLAKGLYRERIMTEMFNAYMDEPFAIRKDVMNYVNMIIGIDAENLGPDKMWKYKDPQTGELKAMKIDERYIRNVEERLGLKTDERRETFRTSIRKIYGQKISVDPNYDFMDNLELVKAVTDVRLKSDIAGAGSLIGALANRTNEENQKLYDRMVNTMLNKLGYCRTCAQKTIEYFCTQEDEQ
- a CDS encoding SpoVR family protein → MELIDQHTKKIMEGCKERARAAGLCFQDETLEYIVTNRDLLELSPKVMIPTLYDYWVHDVEVLKEKGRYELYPGNPYETVINTRPPISFYNDNNPDWLNVMIFYHVLGHIDFFQNNLFFRHTWDFDFSGEALSDKRLIAGYRAEKGRWVDYVIEFARGMDNLVGYFDELGKRDEIPGTRFSRRLDFYFDVFLQRIKNVKATGYVKEIERYNECIRQYNKLGEQSFFADVVKTYPEFETIYARSLGKKISSKLDPMQFVMEYSEFLNKDENKWMKSVMQVVRNTSMFFQPQIRTKIMNEGWSSYWHEKLFLEDDRIKGHEVDFARVNSGVTSLPRVGLNPYALGMRLFYYLEEMANKGKYSYDFQKLHSSNEREKYDANTGEGKRFIFDVRENLSDFMFINTFVDQAFVTRNDLFVAGKRLNQDKMVWEYYVKSRNAAAYRQMLLESLYHPAHIEVDVEKSSSPVLYLVHHFEGKPLVRDFIQNTMMGIEFLWGGPVQLETSEALVTRSYPGHPLYGAALGKVLDSEKKIKLTWQRVLYTMENRKLGKKNI
- a CDS encoding DUF444 family protein, with amino-acid sequence MTKNRLFHLYQIMRQKGMPSDQDLKMRLEFDYKGTHDIEGTSRESERHLMVTDKERFYEYDDLNGFEKFRPQWSHGTSLSTIDELLERDRQREKDGFSRKIRIGRLIKPGKDQKDKVVVVPSTVEEKFIHDRLPDADEEQEASGGSGEGEEGEVIGQQPVQQPGQAGAGEGGEGGGGKHEIESSAYDLGKILTENFELPNLKDKGKKRSFARYIYEMTDKNRGFGQILDKKATLKKILETNISLGNIPDLYRIDPTGFLISPADKVYRILSREKEYQSRAMVFFLRDYSGSMGGKCTDLVVTQHVFIYSWLLYQYAQHVASRFILHDTDALEVPDFYTYYNSKVAGGTKVASAYRLVNEIVEKENLAQDYNIYIFHGTDGDDWDTYGKETVPELKKMLSYSNRVGITIAEHAYVGETRTEVEKYLIRSGVLEDKPDLIRLDVMHEEADEPRLIEGIKRLIS